The Longimicrobiales bacterium genome contains the following window.
CCCCGATCATCATTCGGCTTCCCGCCTTCTTCGCGGGATGCATGCTCATCTCCATTGCCGCATGGGTGGGCCACCAGGCCTCCGGTCGACGCGCAGGTCTCATCGCAGCGATGATCGTCGAGACCTCCCCGGTCCTTATCGAGTATTCGACGAACGCGCGCGGTTACAGGCTTAGAGGCCCTTACTGCCAACCGTTTCGTGGCAGCTTCTACGTTGCGCGTCTTCTTTGAAGCGACTCCTGCCGAGTTCTGTCACTGGAGGCTTCATCAGACTTTGGGCCGTACTGATGACCGTTCACATCGTCTTGGCTTCACCCGTGCGCGCATCGCTCGAAACAGGAGGATTTCCTGAGGGCGAAGAGATCGCGATCCAAATGATGGAGTACTTCCGCCCCGGCGACCTCGTCGCGAGCGACTTCGTCAGTGCCGAGCCATTGGACTACTACGTGGAGCGATATCTCCGGCCGCGCGAGGCTCAGGCACAAGGAGCGCCCACGATTCAGCGTACTTGGGTCGTTCTCAACAACCGCGAAGAAATGCGCGCACAACGGGTGCAGAATCGCACGACACAGATGGGAGCCCCACCGCTTTCGGAGAGCACACCGGTCTTTACCGTGGAAGAGGCGGATGTTTTCCTTTTCGGGCGGTCAGCAGCGAGCGCCGATCCCCGCCTTCTGGAAGCGATCGACTGGTACACCGGGGTCGCAGGTCACGTCGACGATACCCGGGCGCAAGAGTTACTCCTGGAGGTCCTTGAGGATACCGACTCTGCACTCGCTCGGATGTGGCTCGCCCGTTGTTATTCTCGCGGACGCATGGGCTTCGACAGGGACGAAGACCTCGCCCGCTCGCTGGCCGCGGGAGTGATCCAGGAGATCCGAGAACTGGCCGAGACCGAAGAACCCGAAGCGATCTTCCTAATGGGTACAGCCTACGACGAAGGCCTCGGAGTCGAGGCCGACCCAGCAACCGCAGTCGAGTGGTTTACCGTAGCGTCGGAGACCGGACATGTGCTGGCCGCGCACAACATCGGGAACGCGTACCGAGTCGGGCGCGGCGTGCCACTCGACCCGGAGGCCGCCGTCTTTTGGTGGACGCTCGCCGCCGACCAGGGCGACGCGATCACACAACTCCGCCTGGGTGAAGCCTACGAAGTAGGGAACGGCGTAGAGACCAACCTCGAGCAGGCGGTGGCCTGGTACCGGCAATCTGCCGAGCGTGGTAACGCAGATGCCCGAGCCGCACTCGAACGACTGGGCGGCTGAGTCGCCCCATCTGGGCAGGAATGCCGACGACATCGAAGAAGCGTCCGGGCGCTTTCTAGGCTTCCGACATAACTCGTAGCAAGCGTCTCAACGCTGGACAGTGGCTTCCTCGTAGTCCACAAAACCCACCCACGAGAAGTTCATGTGAGCGTGCCAGTTCGGGTTCGATCAGGGCAGTTAGAGCGTCAGCCCGAATCCGAACCAAAGGAGGGCAGGTAGTCCTGCTGCCCACGTGACTGCATGGTGATCACTAGTGTGAGACTCCCCGCCAATTCTTGGTTCCCGGTCAACCAACTCACGAAGCCGTCGGCGTCGAACTCGCCGAGATCGACGTCACAGGTGGGGGGCCCTCGGTCACAGGCATCACGAATCGTCAGTTGAGTGTCTGGATCGATCCGCTAAGGCGTCACTTGATACGCTGCCACAACCGTCGACACGACGTCCAAGTCCACTGCGGCACCCCGGGCGACGAGAGGTAAACCGTCACCCGCTGCCGTCAGCCACCCTGTCCCTGCTCGCTCACTGACCCAATGCGGCACCGCCCATCAGGCTGCCGAAACGTCGGATACGACACCCCCAGCTGCTCCAGGTACGAGTCATGCTCGTCCGGGTTGAAGTAGTACTTGCTCATTTCCTCACGAAATTCAGCCATGATGCCCTCGTTCATTTCGGTGGCGGGCATGTCCGTTGGGCTGATGAACGGCGTGTACGTCATATCCGCCGTTTGCACATCGTCGAAGTACTCCCACGCAGCCTCCACCAGCTCCGGCCGGACCATGAAGTCCAAGAGTGTCATCGCCTGAGCCATCGCGCCCTGCGTCGCACCCTTGTGGGCAATCGGCGTTGCCATCGCGATCGCGTTGGCCCAGTTGTGGCCCGGCAGGTTCGGGATATTAGACGGGAACGATAGCGTGGCGGTTGGCACGTTCCACGAGATGTCCCCGATATCGTCTGCGTAGCCGGCAGTCCGCTGAGCCTCGGTAGGAGCGGGCCTCAAGATGCTGAGCTCGGTCGACAAGCCGGACTCACGACCACCTACTTCGCCCTGCGTGGCACGTGCGAACTGCTGGTCGGCCTCAGTCCACTCCGGAAGGCCGACGTTCTGGATGTTCGAGTACATCGTCTCGGCGATGATCTTGTTGAAGTGACCAGGCCAAGCCGAGCCGATGATCCGCGTCTCCTCCAGCCTCGTGCCCGACATCATGGCGGCACCCTGTGCGATCGAATCGCCCACGGCGAAGAGGTCACGGATCTGGGGGTAGTTCTTCTCGCGGAAGTAGAACCAGACGGACGCCTTCGATGGCACGACATTCGGCTGGTCACCGCCGTCGTAGATGATCGAGTGTGACCTGGCCTGCGTGCGGATGTGCTCCCGACGGAAATTCCAGCCTACTTCCATGAGGTTTGCCGCGTCCGCAGCGCTACGACCGAGCCACGGAGACCCACCCGCGTGAGCGGCGAAACCATCGAAGGTGAACATCGCGGACACCAGCCCCGTGCCCGGGGTGTTCCCCCAGCCCGTGCCGAGGTTGCTCCCCACGTGGGCGTAGAGAACGATGTCGACGTCCTCGAGCATGCCCTGGCGGACATAGTACGCCTTGGTGGCAACGAGCTCTTCAGCGACTCCGGGCCAGATTTGGATCGTACCGGGAAGTCCCTCGGCCTCCATCAGATCCTTCACAGCTAGTGCTGCCGTGATCTGAACGGCCATACCAGAGTTGTGCCCCTCCCCGTGCCCTGGGGCTCCATCAACGAGAGGGAGGTGACATGCGACGCCCGGCGTTTGCGATGCCTTGGGAATGTTATCGATGTCGGTTCCGAGCGAGATCTTGGGACTGCCTGACCCCCAGGTGGCGACCCAGGCCGTCGGGATGCCCGCGTAGTTCTCTTCGACCGTGAAGCCTTCGTCCCTCAGCACTTGCACAAGATATCGTGACGTCTCGAACTCCTGGAAGCCGAGTTCTCCGTAGCTGAAGATCTGGTCCACCACATTCGCGGTGAACTGACGCCTACCTTCGATCGTCTCGACGAGCTGACTCTTCCAACCCTCGAGTTGAGCGGGCTGTGCAGAAACGGGCTGCGCGACGCCGATGACCAGGGTAGCGCACAGAAGGATCGATGCGAGGAATCGCATGAGGAACTCTCCGATGGGGTTGTGACCTACGCCCAACATGCGGCGTGACTCCTGACGCGGCGAGCCCACTACGTCATGGAGTCGCTCAGCTACGTAGACCGTCGCAAACGGTCAGGCGGCGGTTTCGGCACCATGTTTCCGAACGCATCGAGGACCCGGACCACCATGGGTTCCACCAGCGTCGCCGTGGCATAACTCTGCTGCCCACCGCCAGAGACCTCTTTGAGGCTGGCCGGAGCACCCGGCTGGGCGACTGCCGCCACCGCAGCGGTGGCCGAGCCGGCCGCTGCCTCCAAGGCCTGTGATCCGGCCGCCGTGCCGAGGGTCCATGTCACGGCGACTCGGCCTTGATCGTCTGCGGCGCCGGCCAGGGGATCAGCCGAACCATCCCCAGAAAAATCGACCGCTGCTCCGATAGCCGGATTCGCAAAAGCGTCTCGCACTTCGAAAACGATCGACTCCGCGAGAGCCTCCCCGACGACGCCGCTCTGTGCATCTCCCGACATCACCACCAACGACGCAGGTGGGCCCGGTATTCCCGTGGCCGTCACTTGAACGGCCGTCAGATTGAGCGCGGAAGCCGACATCGCCTGACTCCCGAGCGTCCCTCCTAGTGACCATGACGTTTCCGCTTCACCTCCGGCATCCGAGATAACGAGCAGGTGAGCCAACAGTCCCGAGTCTGTGGAGAAGTGAACCCCCACGTCCGGCACGTGGTTTCCGAACCGATCCTGAACGGCAATGACGATCGGAGCGCTCAAAGGAAGGCCCACCTGCCCCGTCTGACCATTTCCAGATGCTACCCTGACTTCGCTCGGAGCCCCCGGCGTGGCAGTCGCTTCGACCGTCACAGATTTGGCACCAGCGGATACACGAACTGACTGGATACCCGCGGCTGTCCCCAGCGTCCATTGAATCGTGATCGTCCCCATTGCTCCTGTGCTGACGGAGGTCGGGGTGATCGTGCCCGAGCCCTGAGCCGGAACAAGCGTTACTGGGAATCCCTGAATGGGCCGGCCGACTTCGTCCTCGACTTCCACAGTGAATGAGAGCGTGGTGGCGACCTCAGCGGTCAGGAACGCCTCGAGCAACTGCACCACACCGACCGGCGGAGGCCCGAAAATCCCACACGCAGCGAACACGGACACCGCAACAACGAGTAGCGCACGCGCGCGCGGGCCAGCAGATGTCCGGGGAATCAACACACTACCGACTGGCACTCCAGGTTCCTGAAACCGTCACGTCGCCAACATCGAACGGATCGAGGAACGCGTTGCCTTGAAACGTACCATCGAAGCGACCGCTCCTTGGAAGACCACTGAGGCTCAGCGAATAGCCACCGCCCTTGAGTGAAAACACCGCAGAATTAGAGCGTGTTCTCCCTGACAGGATCTGGTCTACGATTTGGCCCTCTGGCCAGTCGGTACCGGTTTGAGAGCAGGCCTGGGTGCCGCCTGTAGCCCCACCTGAAAGCACGGTTCCGTTTTGCACCACTGTGAGGCTGATGTCGGTGATCGCACAGAAAACGTCTTCAGCGGGATAGGAGAAGTCGAGCCGAAGCACCCATGTACCGCTGAAATCGACCACTCCCTCTTCCCCCACAGGTCCGGAATCCCCGCACGACGCCACGATAAAGCAGAGGGCGAGGGCCAGCGGCCGAAGTCGGTGAGCCATTCATTTATCCAGTGTAGAGGCACCGAGATGCACCCGGCAACTGATGCCGAGCGGGTAGTGTACGCAACTACAATAACGAACGGATTTCGCTTCAGATCCCAGGCCATTCCGCTGACGAGCACCTCTCGGCTCGGGGTACGTCCTGACTACCCGATTTCGGCCAAGATGGTGGGCGCGTTTACTCGCCAGCTGTCATCCAGAACATAGTTGTCGAGAAAGCGAATGAGGTACTCACCGGACAACCCAGCTTCACCACGCTCGTAGATCGCGGCCCCCGCATGGTAGAGCTCCATATAGTGGTTGGGCCAGAACTCGACCACCCGCTCCGCGAGAGGGCCATCCGCCATTTCATCTCCGGCGTCCGCCACCGGATGCCCGGCCTCGAACACAACACCTGCACCTCTCCGCTGATCGTCCGAAGTCAGCGCCATGGGTGACGATCTCGCCTCGTCGATGCGGCCGGCCAGCGCGTAGTATTCCGCCTCAAACTACAGACGCCGCACATGGCCCCAAATTGCACACTCCGCGCTACATCACGTGGCAACGCCCATGCCAGGCCACGATTCATTATTCTTTCCGACAACTTTTCATCTGCACCTCGGAGTTCACCCGCTGATGGCGGACCTGACATCGAAACAGCGCGCACACCTGCGCAAGTTGGCTCACCGCCTGAAGCCCCTCGTGCACATCGGGCACGAGGGAGTAACGGACGCCGCCGTACAGTCCGTGACGGACGCCCTGAACACGCGTGAACTCATCAAGGTGAAGGTCCTCGAGTCCGCACCGGAAAACGCGAAGAAGGTGGCTGCGCAGATCGTCGACGCTATCTGGGACAGCCATGTACCACAGAT
Protein-coding sequences here:
- the yhbY gene encoding ribosome assembly RNA-binding protein YhbY, which encodes MADLTSKQRAHLRKLAHRLKPLVHIGHEGVTDAAVQSVTDALNTRELIKVKVLESAPENAKKVAAQIVDAIWDSHVPQIIGKTIVIYRPDPEDPEIKLPKPGPAAAGA
- a CDS encoding tetratricopeptide repeat protein; the encoded protein is MTVHIVLASPVRASLETGGFPEGEEIAIQMMEYFRPGDLVASDFVSAEPLDYYVERYLRPREAQAQGAPTIQRTWVVLNNREEMRAQRVQNRTTQMGAPPLSESTPVFTVEEADVFLFGRSAASADPRLLEAIDWYTGVAGHVDDTRAQELLLEVLEDTDSALARMWLARCYSRGRMGFDRDEDLARSLAAGVIQEIRELAETEEPEAIFLMGTAYDEGLGVEADPATAVEWFTVASETGHVLAAHNIGNAYRVGRGVPLDPEAAVFWWTLAADQGDAITQLRLGEAYEVGNGVETNLEQAVAWYRQSAERGNADARAALERLGG